From the genome of Ananas comosus cultivar F153 linkage group 16, ASM154086v1, whole genome shotgun sequence, one region includes:
- the LOC109722398 gene encoding GDSL esterase/lipase At5g45670-like: MAHIELRGGLGFGWVLILALVSMSLGSVRSDPEVPCYFIFGDSLVDNGNNNNMASLARANYPPYGIDFPNGPTGRFCNGLTTVDVIAQLLGFDDLIPPYAGARGDQLLTGVNFASAAAGIREETGQQLGGRISFGGQVQNYQAAVQQVVNILGDEDSAANYLSKCIFTVGMGSNDYLNNYFMPAFYSTGRQYTPEQFADDLINRYSQHLTTLYNYGARKVALIGVGQVGCSPNELAQLSPNGVTCVDRINNAIQIFNQKLVALVDGFNTLPGAHFTYINAYGIFQDILNDAGSFGLTVTNRGCCGVGRNNGQVTCLPYQAPCPNRDEYLFWDAFHPTEATNIIVGKRSYSAQSPSDAHPMDLRRLAQV, translated from the exons atggCTCACATTGAGCTAAGAGGAGGGCTAGGGTTTGGGTGGGTGCTCATCTTAGCTTTGGTCTCGATGTCGTTGGGCTCAGTCCGGTCGGACCCGGAGGTCCCGTGCTACTTCATTTTCGGGGACTCACTTGTCGACAAtggcaacaacaacaacatggCGTCGCTGGCGAGGGCGAATTACCCGCCCTACGGCATCGACTTCCCCAACGGCCCGACCGGACGGTTCTGTAATGGCTTGACCACAGTTGATGTTATTG CTCAACTGTTGGGGTTCGACGATCTCATCCCGCCGTACGCAGGCGCGAGGGGCGACCAACTCCTCACCGGCGTTAACTTcgcatccgccgccgccggaatCAGAGAAGAAACCGGGCAGCAACTG GGCGGTCGGATAAGTTTCGGGGGCCAAGTGCAAAACTACCAAGCCGCAGTGCAGCAAGTCGTAAATATTCTGGGAGACGAGGACTCGGCTGCAAATTACCTCAGCAAGTGCATATTCACGGTGGGAATGGGGAGCAACGACTACCTCAACAACTACTTCATGCCTGCGTTTTACTCCACCGGTCGACAATACACTCCTGAGCAATTTGCTGATGACCTCATCAACCGCTATTCGCAACATTTaacg aCTCTTTACAACTACGGAGCGAGGAAAGTGGCGCTGATCGGAGTGGGGCAGGTCGGGTGCAGCCCGAACGAGCTGGCTCAGCTGAGCCCGAACGGCGTGACCTGCGTCGATCGGATCAACAACGCGATCCAAATATTCAACCAGAAGCTGGTCGCGCTTGTGGACGGGTTCAACACGTTACCCGGCGCGCATTTCACGTACATCAACGCATACGGAATTTTCCAAGACATTTTGAACGATGCTGGATCTTTTG GGTTAACGGTCACAAACAGAGGATGCTGTGGAGTGGGAAGGAACAATGGCCAAGTTACATGCCTACCATACCAAGCGCCGTGCCCCAACAGGGATGAGTACCTCTTCTGGGACGCATTCCACCCTACCGAAGCCACGAACATAATCGTCGGTAAGCGATCGTACAGCGCGCAGTCGCCGTCCGATGCGCACCCGATGGATCTCCGCCGTCTAGCTCAGGTCTAA
- the LOC109722396 gene encoding serine/threonine-protein kinase TNNI3K-like, with product MESKSTGRFTLGRQSSLAPDRGGGGELEPVRSEGSNGGGALAEIGAEIRLMYLANEGDMEGIRELLDSGVDVNFRDIDGRTALHVAACQGFADVVELLLERGAQIDPEDRWGSTPLGDAIHYKNHDVIKLLEKRGAKLKIAPMHVDNAREVPEYEIDPKELDFSNSIHITKGTFRIATWRGIQVAVKQLDEDLITDEDKVRAFRDELALLQLIRHPNVVQFLGAVTQSSPMMIVTEYLPKGDLRAFLRQKGALKPTLAVKFALDISRGMNYLHEHKPEAIIHRDLEPSNILRDDSGHLKVADFGVSKMLKWRKKVKEYRPLECQDAACRYMAPEVFLNEEYDTKVDVFSFALILQEIIEGCSPFANKKDTEVPKAYAAKERPAFRAPMKHYSHGLKELIEQCWSENPSDRPPFRTIINLLTIIQSEIAHKKRWKVRPLKCFHNLEAMWKKDRSNSNSRSSRSSNSNL from the exons ATGGAGTCGAAGTCGACGGGGCGCTTCACGCTGGGGAGGCAATCGTCGCTCGCTCCcgaccgcggcggcggcggggagctCGAGCCCGTGCGCTCCGAGGGCTCCAATGGCGGCGGCGCCCTCGCGGAGATCGGCGCAGAGATCCGCCTCATGTACCTCGCGAACGAGGGCGACATGGAAGGGATCCGCGAGCTCCTCGACTCCGGCGTCGACGTCAACTTCAGGGACATCGACGGGCGCACCGCGCTCCACGTCGCCGCTTGCCAGGGCTTCGCGGACGTGGTCGAGCTGCTGCTCGAGAGGGGGGCGCAGATCGATCCCGAAGATCGGTGGGGAAGCACG CCATTAGGAGATGCAATACATTACAAGAACCATGATGTGATCAAGCTTTTGGAAAAGCGTGGTGCTAAACTTAAG ATAGCTCCAATGCATGTTGATAATGCCCGCGAAGTTCCAGAATACGAGATAGACCCAAAGGAACTTGATTTTAGTAACAGCATCCATATAACAAAG GGTACATTTCGTATAGCAACATGGCGTGGAATTCAAGTTGCTGTGAAGCAACTTGATGAAGATCTAATTACAGATGAAGATAAAGT AAGGGCATTTAGGGATGAACTTGCCTTGCTTCAACTAATACGGCATCCAAATGTTGTCCAATTTCTGGGTGCTGTTACTCAAAGTAGTCCAATGATGATTGTCACAGAGTATTTGCCTAAG GGCGATCTTCGTGCATTCTTGAGACAGAAGGGTGCATTAAAGCCAACATTGGCGGTTAAATTTGCCCTTGATATTTCAAG GGGAATGAATTACTTGCATGAGCATAAACCAGAAGCCATCATCCACCGTGACCTTGAACCTTC AAATATACTACGAGATGATTCTGGGCATCTGAAAGTTGCAGACTTTGGTGTTAGCAAGATGCTGAAGTGGAGGAAAAAAGTTAAAGAATATAGGCCATTGGAATGTCAAGACGCTGCCT GCAGGTATATGGCTCCCGAGGTATTCCTTAATGAAGAGTACGATACAAAAGTGGATGTCTTTTCTTTCGCTTTGATTCTACAAGAG ATCATTGAAGGGTGCTCTCCGTTTGCCAATAAAAAGGATACTGAAGTGCCAAAAGCATATGCAGCTAAAGAAAGGCCGGCTTTTAGAGCTCCTATGAAGCATTATTCGCATGGATTAAAAGA GTTAATCGAGCAATGTTGGAGCGAGAATCCTTCCGACAGACCTCCTTTTAGAACAATAATCAATCTTTTGACTATAATTCAAAGTGAAATTGCTCACAAGAAGCGGTGGAAG GTGAGACCCTTAAAATGCTTCCACAACCTAGAAGCCATGTGGAAGAAAGATCGTTCTAACAGTAACAGCCGATCTTCACGTTCATCCAATTCGAATTTGTGA